The following proteins are encoded in a genomic region of Flammeovirga pectinis:
- a CDS encoding outer membrane beta-barrel protein — protein sequence MKKLNLLFCILLFSLSSFGQGLKSIPGNFYFDIGLSTWQDDKGAELEAQSRSISIAYMYELSLSTSGQFTFNPGIGYTADNWFFDKGMTVEKNQNSASMINAGLVNPSANSIIKSKIVGSYLDIPLEFRFRSHPGRRAFRVAVGAKLSVLIDSHTKIKYENSYDDIRISKDRGDFYMNRFKGGLIGRVGYGWINFFCYYGLTETFTEGKLYEADGVTQFQGNSKPITIGITLSNF from the coding sequence ATGAAAAAACTAAATCTTCTATTTTGTATCCTACTCTTCTCTTTATCATCATTTGGGCAAGGTTTAAAATCTATTCCCGGAAATTTTTATTTTGATATTGGATTATCTACATGGCAAGATGATAAGGGTGCAGAACTAGAAGCTCAATCAAGGTCTATTTCTATTGCTTATATGTATGAATTGTCTTTATCTACAAGTGGGCAATTTACTTTCAACCCAGGTATTGGGTATACAGCTGACAATTGGTTTTTTGATAAAGGAATGACTGTCGAAAAAAATCAAAATTCTGCTAGTATGATTAATGCTGGTTTGGTAAACCCATCAGCAAACTCTATTATAAAAAGTAAAATTGTAGGTAGTTATTTAGATATACCTTTAGAATTTAGGTTTAGAAGTCATCCTGGAAGACGTGCTTTTCGCGTAGCTGTAGGTGCTAAACTTTCTGTGCTAATTGATAGTCACACTAAAATAAAATATGAGAATTCATATGATGATATTCGTATATCTAAAGACCGTGGAGATTTTTATATGAACCGGTTTAAAGGTGGATTAATAGGCAGAGTTGGTTATGGATGGATTAACTTCTTCTGTTACTATGGATTAACTGAAACTTTTACTGAAGGAAAATTATATGAAGCTGATGGAGTGACACAATTCCAAGGAAATAGTAAGCCAATTACAATTGGCATTACATTATCTAATTTTTAA
- the rpoC gene encoding DNA-directed RNA polymerase subunit beta' has protein sequence MAFRKNKKINNDFTSVTVSLASPESILESSHGEVTQPETINYRTYKPEMGGLFCERIFGPVKDWECHCGKYKRIRYKGIICDRCGVEVTEKKVRRERMGHIQLVVPVAHIWYFRSLPNKIGYLLGLPTKKLDQIIYYERYVVIQEGVKEADGIAKMDFLTEDEYLDIMDKLPSENRQLEDDHPDKFIAKMGAEALEMLLARTQLDDMAAALRDQANNDTSQQRKAEALKRLRVVEAFRDAKTRIENRPEWMVIRMVPVIPPELRPLVPLDGGRFATSDLNDLYRRVIIRNNRLKRLIDIKAPEVILRNEKRMLQEAVDSLFDNSRKVNAVRSDGNRPLKSLSDMLKGKQGRFRQNLLGKRVDYSGRSVIVVGPELKLHECGLPKNMAAELFKPFVIRKLIERGIVKTVKSAKKIVDRKDPVVWDILENVLKGHPILLNRAPTLHRLGIQAFQPKLIEGKAIQLHPLVTTAFNADFDGDQMAVHVPLGHEAVLEASLLMLASHNILNPANGKPIAVPSQDMVLGLYYMTKGRRTTDTETVKGEGMTFYSSEEVIIALNEGVISRHSWIFVKTKVLNDETGELEEKFVETVAGRVLFNQHVPEEVGYVDELLSKKALQVIIAKVVDIVGMARAAQFLDDIKHEGFQMAYKGGLSFGLDEIIIPVEKKKLIEEAKGEVDIIRNNFMMGLITDNERYNQVIDVWTKTNNTLTSTVMQQMEEDNQGFNSIYMMMHSGARGSREQIRQLGGMRGLMAKPQKNLGGASGANIIENPILSNFKEGLDVLEYFISTHGARKGLADTALKTADAGYLTRRLVDVAQDVVVTEVDCGTLRGLTVTALKENDEIKESLTDRIEGRTSLNDVEHPETGEIIVPATGAITPEVAQLIEEAGIEEVEVRSVLTCETRKGVCEKCYGKNLATGGVAGKGESVGVIAAQSIGEPGTQLTLRTFHVGGVASHIATDASLKTKKAGKVEFVEMRSVKSKDAQGDVKDVVMARTAEVNIIDSEGKIAFTAHIQYGSYLSVKEGDMVEEDDVICGWDPFNAVILAQYDGVTEFEAIERDITYRVETDEMTGYEEKVIIDTKDKAKNPIIHIAGDKGESVASNLPTDARLTVEDGQKVKAGDILVKIPRSAGKSRDITGGLPRVTELFEARNPSSPAVVSEIDGIVTYGAVKRANRELFVESRDGVRRRYMVNLSKHILVQENDFVRAGMPLSDGAITPADILKIKGPTAVQEYLVNEIQDVYRLQGVKINDKHIEVIVRQMMQKVVIEDNGDTTFLPGQVVEKFMFRGENDKVLSMKIVTDAGDSARFKTGALISFREMRDENSSLKRKDMKEMKVRDAQPAISRPTLQGITQASLDTKSFISAASFQETTKVLSEASIRGKRDELVGLKENVIVGHLIPAGTGLRDYDALRVGSKEEYEALIDSRERHQITGL, from the coding sequence ATGGCGTTTAGAAAAAACAAAAAGATCAATAACGATTTCACTTCAGTAACAGTGAGTTTAGCATCTCCAGAATCTATTCTGGAAAGCTCTCACGGTGAGGTGACTCAACCAGAAACCATCAACTACCGTACTTATAAGCCGGAGATGGGAGGTTTGTTCTGTGAGCGTATTTTCGGACCTGTAAAGGACTGGGAATGCCACTGTGGAAAATACAAACGTATCCGTTACAAAGGTATTATCTGTGACCGTTGTGGTGTAGAGGTAACAGAAAAGAAAGTCCGTCGTGAAAGAATGGGACACATCCAATTGGTTGTGCCTGTAGCTCATATTTGGTACTTCCGTTCTTTACCAAACAAGATTGGTTACCTATTAGGTTTACCAACAAAGAAACTTGATCAAATCATATATTACGAACGCTATGTCGTAATCCAAGAAGGTGTTAAAGAGGCCGATGGCATCGCTAAGATGGACTTCCTTACAGAGGACGAATATCTTGACATCATGGATAAACTTCCTAGCGAAAACAGACAATTAGAAGACGATCATCCAGATAAGTTTATCGCTAAGATGGGTGCAGAAGCATTAGAAATGTTGCTTGCTCGTACTCAATTGGATGATATGGCCGCGGCATTACGTGACCAAGCAAATAACGATACTTCACAACAACGTAAGGCAGAAGCTTTAAAGCGTCTTCGTGTAGTTGAAGCATTCCGTGATGCTAAAACAAGAATTGAAAACCGCCCTGAATGGATGGTAATCCGTATGGTTCCTGTAATTCCACCAGAATTACGTCCATTGGTACCTCTAGATGGTGGCCGTTTTGCAACATCAGACCTTAACGATTTGTACAGAAGAGTAATCATCCGTAACAACCGTTTAAAACGTCTGATTGATATTAAAGCACCAGAAGTAATTTTACGTAACGAGAAGCGTATGCTTCAAGAAGCTGTCGATTCATTATTCGATAACTCTCGTAAAGTTAATGCTGTGCGTTCTGATGGTAACCGTCCATTGAAATCTCTTTCAGATATGTTGAAAGGTAAGCAAGGTCGTTTCCGTCAAAACCTATTAGGTAAGCGTGTCGATTATTCTGGTCGTTCGGTTATTGTTGTAGGTCCTGAATTAAAATTACACGAATGTGGTCTTCCTAAGAACATGGCGGCAGAATTATTCAAGCCGTTTGTGATTCGTAAGTTGATTGAGCGTGGCATCGTTAAAACGGTAAAATCAGCGAAGAAGATCGTTGACCGTAAAGATCCTGTAGTTTGGGATATCCTTGAAAATGTATTGAAAGGACATCCTATCTTACTAAACCGTGCCCCTACACTTCACAGATTGGGTATTCAAGCTTTCCAACCGAAATTAATCGAAGGAAAAGCAATCCAATTACATCCATTGGTAACAACTGCATTTAACGCCGATTTTGACGGTGACCAAATGGCCGTTCACGTACCTCTAGGGCATGAAGCTGTATTGGAAGCATCATTATTAATGCTTGCTTCTCATAACATTCTTAACCCTGCAAATGGTAAACCTATTGCTGTACCTTCTCAGGATATGGTATTGGGTCTTTATTATATGACAAAGGGACGTCGTACTACTGACACTGAGACAGTGAAAGGTGAAGGTATGACTTTCTATTCTTCGGAGGAAGTGATTATTGCATTGAATGAAGGTGTAATATCTCGTCACTCGTGGATCTTTGTTAAAACAAAAGTGTTAAATGATGAAACTGGTGAGCTTGAGGAGAAATTCGTAGAGACAGTAGCTGGTAGAGTATTATTTAACCAACACGTACCAGAAGAAGTTGGTTATGTAGACGAACTTCTTTCTAAAAAAGCACTACAGGTAATTATCGCAAAAGTGGTAGATATCGTAGGTATGGCACGTGCTGCTCAATTCTTAGATGATATCAAACATGAAGGATTCCAAATGGCCTATAAAGGTGGTTTGTCATTCGGATTAGATGAAATTATTATCCCAGTTGAGAAAAAGAAACTAATTGAAGAAGCAAAAGGTGAAGTAGATATCATCCGTAACAACTTCATGATGGGTCTTATTACTGATAACGAACGTTACAATCAAGTAATTGACGTTTGGACGAAAACGAACAATACGTTAACGTCTACAGTAATGCAACAAATGGAGGAAGATAACCAAGGTTTCAACTCTATCTATATGATGATGCACTCAGGAGCTCGTGGTTCTAGAGAGCAAATTCGTCAGTTAGGTGGTATGAGAGGGCTAATGGCAAAACCTCAAAAGAACTTGGGTGGTGCTTCTGGTGCTAACATTATTGAAAACCCAATTCTTTCTAACTTTAAGGAAGGTCTAGACGTACTTGAGTACTTTATCTCTACTCACGGTGCTCGTAAAGGTCTTGCAGATACAGCCTTGAAAACAGCCGATGCGGGTTACTTAACTCGTCGTTTGGTGGATGTTGCTCAAGATGTAGTTGTAACTGAAGTTGATTGTGGTACTCTTCGTGGTCTTACAGTAACTGCACTGAAAGAAAATGATGAGATCAAAGAATCTCTTACAGATAGAATTGAAGGACGTACATCATTAAATGATGTTGAACATCCTGAAACTGGCGAAATTATCGTTCCAGCTACAGGTGCTATCACTCCAGAAGTTGCTCAATTAATTGAGGAAGCTGGTATTGAAGAAGTTGAAGTTCGTTCAGTACTTACTTGTGAAACTCGTAAGGGTGTTTGTGAGAAGTGTTATGGTAAAAACCTTGCAACAGGTGGTGTAGCAGGTAAAGGTGAATCTGTTGGTGTTATTGCAGCACAATCAATTGGTGAACCTGGTACTCAGTTAACGCTACGTACATTCCACGTTGGTGGTGTGGCATCTCACATTGCAACAGATGCATCATTGAAAACGAAAAAAGCTGGTAAAGTGGAATTCGTTGAAATGCGTTCTGTGAAGAGTAAAGATGCTCAAGGAGATGTTAAAGATGTTGTAATGGCGCGTACTGCTGAAGTTAATATTATTGACTCAGAAGGTAAAATTGCATTTACAGCTCACATTCAATATGGTTCTTACCTAAGCGTAAAAGAAGGTGACATGGTTGAAGAAGATGACGTGATTTGTGGATGGGATCCATTTAACGCAGTTATTCTTGCTCAATACGATGGTGTTACTGAATTTGAAGCAATTGAAAGAGATATTACTTACCGAGTAGAAACAGACGAAATGACTGGCTACGAGGAGAAAGTAATTATTGATACAAAAGACAAGGCTAAAAACCCGATTATCCACATTGCTGGTGATAAAGGTGAGTCTGTGGCATCTAACTTACCAACAGATGCTCGTTTAACTGTTGAAGACGGTCAGAAAGTAAAAGCAGGTGATATTTTAGTGAAGATTCCTCGTTCTGCAGGTAAATCACGAGATATTACAGGTGGTCTTCCTCGTGTAACGGAATTATTCGAAGCGCGTAATCCATCTAGCCCAGCTGTAGTTTCTGAAATTGATGGTATCGTAACTTACGGTGCTGTTAAACGTGCCAATCGTGAACTATTCGTAGAATCACGTGATGGTGTGAGACGTCGTTACATGGTGAACTTGTCTAAACATATTTTGGTTCAGGAAAATGACTTCGTGAGAGCTGGTATGCCACTTTCAGACGGAGCTATTACTCCTGCAGATATCTTGAAAATTAAAGGACCAACTGCTGTACAAGAGTACTTGGTAAATGAAATTCAAGATGTATACCGTTTACAAGGTGTAAAAATTAACGATAAGCATATCGAGGTGATTGTTCGCCAAATGATGCAAAAAGTTGTTATCGAAGACAATGGAGATACTACATTCCTTCCAGGTCAAGTAGTAGAGAAATTCATGTTCCGTGGAGAAAATGATAAAGTGCTTAGCATGA